The following are from one region of the Marinomonas sp. CT5 genome:
- the carA gene encoding glutamine-hydrolyzing carbamoyl-phosphate synthase small subunit codes for MATSAILALEDGTIFKGVSIGADGSSTAEVVFNTSMTGYQEILTDPSYARQMVTLTYPHIGNTGVNSEDEESNNVWCEGLIIRDLPLVASSWRSEESLDSYLKRKGVVGIADIDTRKLTRILREKGAQAGCIMAGENLDEAAAVAAAKAFPGLKGMDLAKEVTVEKAYEWTESTWDLVKGHTTPESSDFHVVAYDYGVKRNILRMLVERGCRLTVVPAKTPASDVLALNPDGVFLSNGPGDPEPCDYAIQAIKEILETEIPVFGICLGHQLLALASGAKTKKMKFGHHGANHPVQAIEKGTVMITSQNHGFAVDEDTLPANLVMTHKSLFDGSLQGIARTDKSAFSFQGHPEASPGPHDVAPLFDQFIENIKATKA; via the coding sequence TTGGCAACATCAGCGATTCTGGCTCTGGAAGACGGCACGATTTTTAAAGGGGTGTCGATCGGAGCAGATGGCTCCTCAACAGCCGAGGTAGTGTTCAATACCTCGATGACTGGTTATCAAGAAATTCTTACTGATCCTTCCTATGCTCGACAAATGGTCACTCTGACCTATCCCCACATCGGGAATACAGGCGTTAACTCTGAAGATGAAGAATCTAATAATGTTTGGTGTGAAGGCTTGATCATTCGCGATCTTCCTTTGGTGGCTAGCAGCTGGCGCTCAGAAGAATCTCTAGATTCTTACTTGAAACGCAAAGGTGTTGTTGGTATTGCCGACATTGATACACGTAAATTGACGCGTATTCTTCGCGAAAAAGGCGCGCAAGCGGGTTGCATCATGGCAGGTGAGAATCTGGATGAAGCGGCGGCTGTTGCCGCAGCGAAAGCGTTTCCTGGCTTGAAAGGCATGGATTTAGCGAAAGAAGTGACTGTCGAAAAGGCTTATGAGTGGACGGAGTCTACTTGGGACCTTGTGAAAGGTCATACGACGCCAGAATCTTCTGATTTCCATGTGGTTGCTTATGACTATGGTGTGAAACGTAATATTTTACGTATGTTGGTCGAGCGTGGTTGCCGTTTGACTGTTGTACCTGCAAAAACGCCTGCAAGTGACGTATTGGCGCTGAATCCAGATGGTGTGTTCCTATCTAATGGACCTGGTGACCCAGAGCCATGTGATTACGCAATTCAAGCCATTAAAGAAATTCTAGAAACCGAGATTCCAGTGTTTGGTATCTGTCTTGGTCATCAGCTTTTGGCTTTGGCTTCTGGCGCGAAAACGAAAAAAATGAAGTTTGGTCACCACGGTGCAAACCATCCGGTACAAGCAATTGAAAAAGGCACAGTAATGATCACCAGCCAAAACCACGGTTTTGCGGTGGATGAAGATACTTTGCCAGCTAACCTTGTGATGACTCACAAATCTTTGTTCGATGGCTCTTTGCAAGGCATCGCTCGTACTGATAAGAGTGCATTCAGCTTCCAAGGTCACCCTGAAGCGAGCCCAGGTCCACATGATGTGGCGCCTTTGTTCGATCAGTTCATTGAAAACATCAAAGCCACTAAAGCCTAA
- a CDS encoding type II toxin-antitoxin system RelE/ParE family toxin has translation MYKGLGLRFIAELESPIERIKLHPAAWQKASSVTHKCLLNRFPYSIIYQIKGDLLLVVAIASSHQRPNYWANRTSS, from the coding sequence ATTTATAAAGGCCTAGGGTTGAGATTCATTGCTGAACTAGAGTCGCCGATAGAACGAATTAAATTACACCCAGCTGCTTGGCAAAAAGCCAGCTCAGTCACGCATAAGTGCTTACTTAACCGATTCCCATATTCAATTATTTATCAAATTAAAGGCGACTTGTTACTGGTCGTGGCTATTGCCTCTAGCCACCAAAGACCTAACTACTGGGCTAATCGAACGAGTAGCTAG
- a CDS encoding helix-turn-helix transcriptional regulator: MKTSLLLVDIIDQSDADLILSVELVENQIRETELHQHAFGQLVGSLEGLLSVQTEFGWWVVPATHTVWVPPNTLHGAKSHGHFKGWSVYLDPKRSQLLNGSPKTFQTTPLLKELVHRAASWSDDTSQAVKNRLSEVLFDEIVNLPETLFGLVQPELPSLKKMTDGLLSNLADNRSLEEWARTIGLSSRTLARRFNEQTGLGFSEWRQRARVLSAIEMLADNIPVTNIAFTLGYENVSAFIAMFRRVMGVTPGQYIQFNID; encoded by the coding sequence GTGAAAACATCTTTACTGCTTGTGGATATTATTGATCAATCTGATGCTGACTTAATTTTGTCGGTGGAATTAGTTGAAAATCAGATAAGAGAAACAGAGTTGCATCAACATGCATTTGGCCAGTTGGTTGGTAGTTTAGAAGGACTTTTGTCAGTGCAAACCGAATTCGGTTGGTGGGTTGTTCCCGCCACCCATACTGTGTGGGTTCCACCAAATACATTGCATGGCGCGAAATCCCATGGCCATTTTAAAGGTTGGAGTGTTTACCTTGACCCAAAAAGAAGCCAGTTACTTAATGGCTCCCCAAAAACTTTTCAAACAACACCACTACTAAAAGAACTTGTGCATCGAGCAGCCAGTTGGTCAGACGATACGTCTCAAGCCGTGAAAAACCGTTTATCCGAAGTACTGTTTGATGAAATCGTGAACTTGCCAGAAACTTTGTTTGGTTTGGTGCAGCCTGAATTACCATCTCTTAAAAAGATGACTGATGGGCTACTATCGAACCTTGCTGATAATCGAAGTTTAGAGGAATGGGCGAGAACGATAGGTTTGTCTTCGAGAACCCTAGCACGACGTTTTAACGAGCAAACAGGGCTGGGTTTTTCTGAATGGCGGCAGCGAGCAAGGGTGTTGAGCGCTATCGAAATGTTGGCCGACAACATCCCCGTCACCAATATTGCGTTCACCTTGGGCTATGAAAATGTCAGCGCCTTTATTGCCATGTTTCGTCGTGTGATGGGAGTAACACCGGGGCAATATATTCAGTTCAATATCGATTAA
- the panC gene encoding pantoate--beta-alanine ligase has product MKTFHTIAELRAALKIERLQDKSIIFVPTMGNLHDGHMSLIRRASEEGDVVVSSIFVNPMQFSANEDLERYPKTLEEDKKVLEANGCHYLFAPDALEMYPDGKRSQTQIEVMGLSDILCGASRPGHFVGVATVVTKLFNIVQPDCAIFGNKDFQQLKVIEDMVRDLSSNVRVIGIDTARNDDGLAMSSRNGYLTEEERRIAPAMYQTLLWAKEALLANSASHEDIREQAQQKLEAAGFRRDYFEIRAQDNLQTPSEEEKRLVILAAAHLGSARLIDNLRVEL; this is encoded by the coding sequence ATGAAAACTTTCCATACAATTGCCGAACTTCGTGCTGCGCTAAAAATTGAGCGCCTACAAGACAAAAGCATTATTTTTGTACCAACAATGGGCAACTTACACGACGGCCATATGTCATTAATTCGTCGCGCAAGCGAAGAAGGCGATGTCGTTGTATCCTCTATTTTTGTTAACCCGATGCAATTCTCGGCTAACGAAGATTTAGAACGCTACCCAAAAACACTAGAAGAAGACAAAAAAGTCTTAGAAGCCAACGGCTGCCATTACCTATTCGCCCCTGATGCGTTGGAAATGTACCCTGATGGCAAGCGTAGCCAAACACAAATTGAAGTCATGGGACTGTCCGATATTCTTTGTGGTGCTTCACGCCCTGGACATTTTGTGGGTGTTGCCACAGTCGTGACAAAATTGTTTAACATTGTTCAGCCAGACTGTGCCATATTTGGCAACAAGGACTTTCAACAACTTAAAGTTATTGAAGACATGGTACGCGATCTCAGCTCTAACGTTCGCGTTATTGGCATTGATACCGCACGCAATGACGACGGACTCGCGATGAGTTCTCGTAATGGCTACCTAACAGAAGAAGAAAGACGCATTGCACCTGCAATGTATCAAACCCTGCTATGGGCGAAAGAGGCGCTCCTAGCAAACAGTGCGAGTCACGAGGACATTCGCGAACAAGCTCAACAGAAGCTTGAAGCGGCTGGTTTCCGTCGTGATTATTTCGAAATACGCGCACAAGACAATTTACAAACACCGTCAGAGGAAGAGAAACGCCTAGTCATTTTGGCTGCGGCACACTTAGGCAGTGCACGCTTGATCGATAACCTGCGTGTAGAGCTATAA
- a CDS encoding addiction module protein, protein MTQINRNIVEDALSLSTSERVELVEKLLESLDAPNAELNAIWAREADARIEAYEKKQLTSKPLSEVLSKYK, encoded by the coding sequence ATGACTCAAATAAACAGAAACATCGTTGAAGATGCGTTATCACTCTCAACGAGCGAACGGGTAGAGCTTGTCGAAAAGCTTCTTGAAAGCTTAGACGCACCGAATGCTGAGCTAAACGCTATTTGGGCACGAGAGGCAGATGCTCGCATTGAAGCGTATGAAAAAAAACAGCTAACCTCCAAGCCCTTGTCTGAAGTGTTAAGTAAATATAAATGA
- a CDS encoding lipoate--protein ligase — translation MASRILLSHSNNPHFNLAVEDCIFRSMPADQRVLFLWRNADTVVIGRFQNPWKECNISRMEQDKIHLARRQSGGGAVFHDLGNTNFTFMAGKPEYNKEVSTKIVLNGLKKLGIEGYANGRNDFVVGEGDEMRKFSGSAYKETKERGFHHGTLLLHADLNRLANYLNPDPKKLQSKGITSVRSRVTNLNNLYPTIDHQLVCDAIIESFCEYFGEVPVIEEISPDALPDLPGFVEKFEQQQSWDWNFGKSPQFTYTLDERFKWGGVEVHLDLQNAKITAAQTFTDSLFPDPIAQLATSLIGVSYRPDAIAACVDSLISRYPDHKADLEEMKDWLVKAVV, via the coding sequence ATGGCGAGCCGAATTTTACTGTCCCATTCTAATAATCCTCACTTTAACCTTGCTGTGGAAGATTGTATTTTCCGCTCTATGCCAGCCGATCAGCGTGTATTATTTCTATGGAGAAACGCTGATACTGTGGTTATTGGTCGCTTTCAGAACCCTTGGAAGGAATGCAATATCAGTAGGATGGAGCAAGATAAAATTCATCTTGCTCGTCGTCAAAGTGGAGGTGGTGCTGTCTTTCATGATTTAGGAAATACTAACTTCACCTTTATGGCTGGCAAACCCGAATACAATAAAGAAGTATCTACTAAGATTGTGTTAAATGGTTTGAAAAAATTAGGTATTGAAGGTTACGCGAATGGCCGCAATGACTTTGTTGTGGGGGAAGGGGATGAAATGCGCAAATTCTCTGGTTCAGCCTACAAAGAAACTAAAGAACGCGGTTTTCATCATGGCACTTTATTGTTGCATGCAGATTTGAATCGTCTAGCCAATTATCTCAATCCCGACCCCAAAAAGCTGCAATCGAAGGGCATCACGTCTGTTCGGTCTCGGGTGACTAATTTGAATAACTTGTATCCGACTATTGATCATCAACTAGTGTGTGATGCCATTATAGAGTCATTTTGTGAATACTTTGGCGAAGTGCCCGTTATCGAAGAAATCTCTCCAGATGCCTTGCCTGATTTGCCTGGTTTTGTTGAAAAATTTGAACAGCAGCAAAGTTGGGATTGGAACTTTGGTAAATCCCCACAATTTACTTACACACTCGATGAGCGTTTTAAATGGGGGGGCGTTGAGGTTCATCTTGATCTGCAAAACGCGAAAATTACCGCAGCGCAGACTTTCACCGATAGCTTGTTTCCTGACCCCATTGCACAACTCGCGACAAGCTTGATTGGTGTCAGTTATCGTCCAGACGCCATTGCTGCGTGTGTCGACTCGCTAATTAGCCGTTATCCGGATCATAAGGCAGACTTAGAAGAGATGAAGGATTGGTTGGTTAAGGCGGTTGTCTAG
- a CDS encoding tripartite tricarboxylate transporter substrate binding protein, with the protein MNKLTSIIGCSLLAALIVLPQVAKAEYPQAPVTFVVPFPPGDLEDVLTKIIAEEMTKETGHSATVKNIAGNSGIVGGVEVWNAPADGSVIGSFVNDLVTMNVLTKSVPWDENGFEPLGIFLDYPFVIAVSSKAPYNTLKELATYSQSNSVTLGHFGRQALPTAMTFQAADRLGIKFSSDSGFDATDCSILESGQVDVINTTTQLVMDCLQSGDIKILASFTSSRISLSPNSQTMDEAAGIPISIWNGLFVRAGTPDEVKQRITEIAKKALRSDEVKKIANETGAGIYWQDAGSAKMRIQEELFLSQQLLKYLQ; encoded by the coding sequence GTGAATAAATTAACAAGCATAATTGGGTGTAGTTTATTAGCCGCCCTAATCGTGTTGCCTCAGGTGGCTAAGGCTGAATATCCTCAAGCACCAGTGACATTTGTTGTACCTTTTCCTCCGGGGGATTTGGAAGATGTATTAACTAAAATTATTGCAGAGGAAATGACGAAAGAGACTGGTCATTCTGCGACAGTAAAAAACATCGCGGGGAATAGTGGTATCGTTGGGGGAGTAGAAGTATGGAACGCACCTGCTGATGGTTCGGTGATTGGATCTTTTGTAAATGATTTGGTCACAATGAACGTGCTGACAAAGAGTGTTCCATGGGATGAAAATGGATTTGAGCCTTTAGGTATCTTTTTAGATTACCCTTTTGTTATCGCTGTGAGTTCGAAAGCGCCTTACAATACGTTGAAGGAACTTGCGACGTATTCGCAGTCTAACAGCGTGACTTTAGGGCATTTCGGTCGTCAAGCTTTACCAACAGCCATGACTTTTCAAGCCGCCGATCGTCTTGGTATTAAGTTTTCTTCAGACTCCGGGTTTGATGCAACAGATTGTTCAATTTTAGAAAGTGGTCAGGTTGATGTGATCAACACGACTACACAGCTGGTGATGGATTGTTTGCAATCTGGTGATATTAAAATTCTTGCCAGCTTCACTTCCTCTCGAATTAGTTTGTCGCCTAATAGTCAAACAATGGATGAAGCTGCAGGTATTCCGATATCTATTTGGAATGGTCTGTTTGTTCGTGCGGGCACTCCAGATGAAGTGAAGCAGCGTATTACTGAGATTGCTAAAAAAGCCCTTCGCTCGGATGAGGTGAAGAAAATTGCCAATGAAACCGGAGCAGGTATTTATTGGCAAGATGCTGGAAGTGCCAAAATGCGTATCCAAGAAGAGCTTTTCCTATCGCAACAATTACTTAAGTACTTGCAATAA
- the carB gene encoding carbamoyl-phosphate synthase large subunit — MPKRTDIKSVLILGAGPIVIGQACEFDYSGAQACKALREEGFRVILVNSNPATIMTDPVMADATYIEPIEWKTVKKIIEKERPDAVLPTMGGQTALNCALDLERHGVLEKYNVEMIGATADAIDKAEDRHRFDEAMKAIGLECPRAGIAHNMEEALKVQSEVGFPCIIRPSFTMGGTGGGIAYNMEEFDEICTRGLDLSPTNELLIDESLIGWKEYEMEVVRDKKDNCIIVCAIENFDAMGVHTGDSITVAPAQTLTDKEYQIMRNASLAVLREIGVETGGSNVQFGMDPKTGRLVVIEMNPRVSRSSALASKATGFPIAKIAAKLAIGYTLDELQNDITGGQTPASFEPAIDYVVTKIPRFTFEKFPTANDRLTTQMKSVGEVMAIGRTFQESLQKALRGLETGSDGFNPQLDFSEENSKEKLAYELQSPGADRIWYIGDAFRSGMTVDEVYAATGVDHWFLVQIEDLIKEELALADKGLVDMTYDVIRRLKRKGFSDARLANLLNVTEKSLRERRYLMNVHPVYKRVDTCAAEFATNTAYMYSTYEEECEAAPTDREKVIILGGGPNRIGQGIEFDYCCVHAALGLREDGYETIMVNCNPETVSTDYDTSDRLYFEPVTLEDVLEIVRKEKPKGVIVQFGGQTPLKIARALQNEGVPIIGTTPESIDRAEDRERFQSMIQRLGYKQPHNATVRSIEQAAAKAADIGYPLVVRPSYVLGGRAMEIVYNEKELMRYMTSAVKVSNDSPVLLDHFLNAAIEIDIDCISDGHQVVIGGIMQHIEQAGVHSGDSACSLPPYSLSKEVQDDIREMIKNMALELGVVGLMNTQLAVQDGEIYVIEVNPRASRTVPFVSKCIGRSLAQVAALVMAGKTLEELGFTKEIIPSYYSVKEAVFPFNKFQGVDPILGPEMKSTGEVMGVGDTFAEAFGKAVLGGGTELPTSGCAFISVRDMDKEGAVDVARRLAELGFDLVGTEGTAKYLTERGVDVRKVNKVNEGRPHIVDMMKNGEIDYIINTTSGTQAIADSSVIRRTALQRKVCYTTTLAGAEATSMAISLTGETKVRRLQDLHLGK, encoded by the coding sequence ATGCCAAAACGTACTGACATAAAAAGCGTCTTAATTTTAGGTGCAGGCCCTATTGTTATCGGTCAGGCTTGTGAGTTTGACTATTCTGGTGCGCAAGCGTGTAAAGCGCTTCGTGAAGAAGGTTTTCGCGTTATTCTAGTGAACTCCAACCCAGCCACCATCATGACAGATCCTGTTATGGCCGATGCGACTTACATCGAGCCAATTGAATGGAAAACGGTTAAGAAAATCATCGAGAAAGAACGTCCAGATGCGGTTCTGCCTACTATGGGTGGTCAAACCGCATTGAACTGTGCGTTGGATCTTGAGCGCCATGGTGTATTGGAAAAATACAATGTGGAAATGATCGGTGCGACCGCTGACGCAATTGATAAAGCGGAAGACCGTCATCGTTTCGACGAGGCGATGAAAGCGATTGGTCTTGAGTGTCCTCGTGCAGGCATTGCACACAATATGGAAGAAGCTCTGAAAGTACAAAGTGAAGTCGGCTTCCCTTGTATCATTCGTCCTTCTTTCACCATGGGCGGCACCGGTGGTGGTATCGCCTACAACATGGAAGAGTTTGACGAAATCTGTACTCGTGGTTTGGACTTGTCGCCAACCAACGAATTGCTAATCGATGAATCTTTGATCGGTTGGAAAGAGTACGAGATGGAAGTTGTCCGCGACAAAAAAGACAACTGTATCATTGTTTGTGCGATTGAAAACTTCGACGCAATGGGTGTTCACACTGGTGACTCCATTACTGTTGCGCCTGCGCAAACTCTGACTGACAAAGAATATCAAATCATGCGTAACGCTTCTTTAGCGGTATTGCGTGAGATCGGTGTAGAGACTGGTGGTTCCAACGTACAGTTTGGTATGGACCCTAAAACTGGCCGTCTTGTGGTGATCGAGATGAACCCTCGTGTATCTCGTTCTTCTGCTTTAGCATCGAAAGCAACGGGCTTCCCTATTGCAAAAATCGCGGCGAAATTGGCCATCGGTTACACGCTAGATGAGTTGCAAAACGATATTACTGGTGGTCAAACGCCAGCGAGTTTCGAGCCGGCAATCGACTATGTTGTGACTAAAATTCCTCGCTTCACTTTCGAGAAGTTCCCTACGGCTAACGATCGTCTAACGACCCAGATGAAATCTGTGGGTGAAGTCATGGCGATTGGTCGTACTTTCCAAGAGTCTTTGCAAAAAGCATTGCGTGGCCTAGAAACAGGTTCTGATGGCTTTAACCCTCAGTTAGATTTCTCTGAAGAGAACAGCAAAGAAAAACTGGCTTACGAACTTCAATCCCCAGGTGCTGATCGCATTTGGTACATTGGTGATGCGTTCCGTTCTGGTATGACGGTTGATGAAGTATACGCAGCAACGGGTGTTGATCACTGGTTCTTGGTGCAAATCGAAGATTTGATCAAAGAAGAGTTAGCGTTGGCAGACAAAGGTCTGGTCGACATGACGTATGACGTGATTCGTCGCCTGAAACGCAAAGGTTTCTCTGATGCGCGTCTTGCTAACCTGTTGAATGTGACAGAAAAATCGTTGCGCGAACGTCGTTATTTGATGAATGTGCATCCAGTCTACAAACGTGTGGATACTTGTGCGGCTGAATTTGCGACTAACACGGCATACATGTATTCAACATACGAAGAAGAATGTGAAGCCGCACCAACAGATCGTGAGAAAGTGATCATCCTTGGTGGTGGTCCAAACCGTATCGGTCAAGGTATCGAATTCGACTACTGTTGTGTTCATGCCGCGCTAGGTCTACGTGAAGACGGTTACGAAACCATCATGGTTAACTGTAACCCTGAAACGGTATCGACTGACTACGACACTTCTGATCGTTTGTACTTCGAGCCAGTAACCCTTGAAGACGTTCTAGAGATCGTTCGCAAAGAGAAGCCAAAAGGTGTGATCGTGCAGTTTGGTGGTCAAACACCACTGAAAATTGCTCGTGCACTACAAAACGAAGGCGTACCAATCATTGGTACAACGCCTGAGTCTATTGACCGTGCAGAAGACCGTGAGCGCTTCCAGAGCATGATTCAGCGTTTGGGTTACAAACAGCCACACAATGCAACGGTTCGCAGTATTGAGCAAGCCGCAGCGAAAGCGGCTGACATCGGTTATCCGCTTGTTGTTCGTCCATCTTATGTATTAGGTGGCCGTGCGATGGAAATCGTGTACAACGAGAAAGAATTGATGCGTTACATGACAAGTGCTGTGAAAGTGTCTAACGACAGCCCAGTATTGCTTGATCACTTCTTGAATGCGGCGATTGAGATTGATATCGACTGTATCAGTGATGGTCATCAAGTGGTAATCGGCGGCATCATGCAGCACATCGAACAAGCGGGTGTTCACTCTGGTGACTCTGCATGTTCATTGCCACCATACTCTTTATCAAAAGAAGTGCAGGACGACATTCGTGAGATGATCAAAAACATGGCGCTAGAACTTGGCGTTGTCGGTTTGATGAACACTCAGCTTGCGGTTCAGGATGGCGAAATTTATGTGATCGAGGTGAACCCTCGTGCATCACGTACTGTGCCTTTCGTTTCTAAGTGTATTGGTCGTTCTTTGGCGCAAGTTGCCGCTTTGGTAATGGCAGGTAAAACGCTTGAAGAACTTGGTTTCACGAAAGAGATTATCCCTTCTTACTACAGTGTGAAAGAAGCGGTTTTCCCATTCAATAAGTTCCAGGGTGTCGATCCGATTCTTGGGCCTGAAATGAAATCCACAGGTGAAGTAATGGGCGTAGGTGATACCTTCGCAGAAGCATTCGGTAAAGCGGTTCTTGGTGGTGGTACGGAATTGCCAACATCTGGCTGTGCATTTATCAGTGTCCGTGACATGGATAAAGAGGGTGCGGTTGACGTTGCTCGCCGTCTGGCGGAGCTGGGCTTTGATCTTGTGGGTACGGAAGGCACAGCGAAGTATTTAACAGAGCGTGGTGTTGATGTTCGTAAAGTGAACAAGGTGAATGAAGGTCGTCCACATATTGTTGATATGATGAAGAATGGCGAAATTGATTACATCATCAATACGACATCTGGTACGCAAGCGATTGCCGATTCTTCTGTTATTCGTCGTACAGCATTACAGCGCAAGGTTTGTTACACTACAACATTGGCTGGTGCTGAAGCGACGAGTATGGCGATTAGCCTAACAGGTGAAACGAAAGTTAGAAGACTGCAAGATTTGCACTTGGGGAAATAA
- the greA gene encoding transcription elongation factor GreA, with translation MKKVPMTVEGEARLREELSHLKTVVRPRVIADIATAREHGDLKENAEYHAAREEQGFTEGRIKEIEGKLADSQVIDVKALPASGKVIFGTTVTLFNVDTEDTVTYKIVGDDEAEVKEKKISYASPIAKAIIGKEEGDEVVVKIPSGEATYEVEKVEYI, from the coding sequence ATGAAAAAAGTACCAATGACAGTAGAAGGTGAAGCTCGTCTTAGAGAAGAGTTGAGTCACTTGAAGACTGTCGTCCGTCCTCGCGTGATTGCGGATATCGCAACGGCGCGTGAGCATGGCGACTTAAAAGAAAATGCTGAGTATCATGCTGCTCGTGAAGAGCAAGGATTTACTGAAGGTCGTATCAAAGAGATCGAAGGTAAATTGGCTGACTCGCAAGTGATTGATGTGAAAGCTTTGCCAGCATCCGGTAAGGTGATTTTTGGAACGACAGTAACTTTGTTTAATGTTGATACTGAAGATACAGTCACTTATAAGATTGTGGGTGACGATGAGGCAGAGGTAAAAGAGAAAAAAATTTCTTATGCTTCGCCTATTGCAAAAGCTATTATAGGGAAAGAAGAAGGCGACGAAGTTGTCGTTAAAATCCCGAGCGGTGAAGCTACATACGAAGTTGAGAAAGTAGAATACATTTAA
- the pgi gene encoding glucose-6-phosphate isomerase, protein MGSPTELTAWKKLTEHKQTIASVSIKSLFDADPNRAEKYTTQAAGWTLDYAKNRANDETLSLLTDLAKEAGLESAIKGMFSGDHINNTEDRSVLHIALRASQAQETLMVDGVNVLAEVRATLKQMEAFVAQLHSGEWKGYTGKRITDVISIGIGGSYLGPKVVAEALTPYKKDDIKVHFVANIDGSDITGKLKQVNPETTVFVISSKTFGTLETLSNANAARDWFLNNGGTQSDISKHFAAVSSNVKKAVEFGMAEENIFPMWDWVGGRYSLWSAIGLPVAIAVGMDNFYALLDGAHQMDEHFRTAPFEENLPVIMGALGVWYINFHNAQTHALIPYDHYLRAMPAHIQQLDMESNGKANLLNGDGVETDTGPIIWGGAGTNGQHAYHQLLHQGTRLVPVDFIAPLASHNPIGEHHTQLFANCLSQSQALMVGKTLEQAKQELRDAGASTDQVEAIAPHKVIKGNRPSNTLLTDKMTPATVGALIALYEHRTFVQGTIWGINSFDQWGVELGKVLGTDIYNRLVSDSDNSTLDASTQALIKAFKKAQS, encoded by the coding sequence ATGGGTTCACCCACAGAATTAACCGCTTGGAAGAAGTTAACAGAGCACAAACAAACCATCGCATCTGTTAGCATCAAGTCCTTGTTTGACGCAGACCCAAACCGTGCCGAGAAATACACGACACAAGCCGCTGGCTGGACATTAGATTACGCAAAAAACCGAGCCAATGACGAAACGCTTTCACTGCTTACTGACCTAGCAAAAGAAGCCGGTCTTGAAAGCGCAATCAAAGGCATGTTCAGTGGCGACCACATTAACAACACGGAAGATCGTTCTGTGTTGCACATTGCTCTTCGTGCTAGCCAAGCACAAGAAACCTTAATGGTGGATGGCGTGAACGTCTTGGCCGAAGTACGTGCCACACTGAAGCAAATGGAAGCGTTTGTTGCGCAACTTCATAGCGGCGAATGGAAAGGCTACACAGGCAAACGCATTACTGATGTCATCTCAATCGGTATCGGTGGCTCTTACCTCGGGCCTAAAGTCGTTGCTGAAGCGCTCACTCCTTACAAAAAAGACGATATCAAGGTTCATTTTGTCGCGAACATCGATGGCTCAGACATCACTGGCAAATTAAAACAAGTGAACCCAGAAACCACCGTTTTTGTGATTTCCTCAAAGACATTCGGCACGCTAGAAACCTTATCGAATGCTAACGCCGCGCGAGACTGGTTCCTAAACAATGGTGGCACACAAAGTGATATCAGCAAACACTTTGCAGCCGTTAGCTCCAATGTCAAAAAAGCTGTCGAGTTCGGCATGGCGGAAGAAAACATTTTCCCAATGTGGGATTGGGTTGGCGGACGCTACTCACTGTGGTCTGCAATTGGTTTGCCCGTTGCGATTGCCGTTGGCATGGACAACTTCTACGCCCTGCTAGACGGTGCTCACCAAATGGACGAGCATTTCCGCACAGCGCCATTTGAAGAAAACTTACCGGTTATCATGGGCGCTCTTGGCGTGTGGTACATCAACTTCCACAACGCTCAAACACACGCTTTGATTCCTTACGACCATTACTTACGTGCTATGCCTGCTCACATCCAGCAGCTGGATATGGAAAGTAACGGTAAAGCCAACCTATTGAATGGCGATGGTGTAGAAACCGATACCGGCCCTATCATTTGGGGTGGCGCGGGCACGAACGGCCAACACGCTTATCACCAACTACTGCATCAAGGTACACGCCTTGTACCTGTGGACTTTATCGCTCCATTGGCATCTCACAACCCAATTGGCGAACACCACACACAATTGTTTGCTAACTGCTTAAGCCAGTCGCAAGCCTTAATGGTTGGTAAAACACTAGAACAAGCGAAACAAGAACTTCGTGATGCAGGCGCTAGTACAGATCAAGTGGAAGCGATTGCTCCTCACAAAGTGATCAAAGGCAATCGCCCAAGTAACACCCTACTGACCGATAAAATGACACCAGCCACCGTTGGTGCCTTGATCGCCCTCTACGAGCACCGTACTTTTGTACAAGGCACGATTTGGGGCATCAACTCATTCGACCAATGGGGCGTGGAACTCGGCAAAGTACTGGGCACCGACATCTACAACCGCCTTGTGAGCGACAGCGACAACAGCACCTTAGATGCTTCAACCCAAGCACTGATCAAAGCGTTCAAGAAAGCTCAATCTTAA